A window of Nonomuraea angiospora genomic DNA:
TGCTGGGTGGCCATGTGCGCGAGCAGGCCGTACACGGTCCATCCGAGGCAGGGCGTCGGCCGGGACAGGTCCGCGGGCCGCACGCGATCCGCCAGCTCGACGCTGGCGCGGACGGCCTGCGCGTCGAGCCCGACTATTCGCTCATTCATATGCATTCGCATAGGATCTGCAAGTGCTTATTATCTGTCAACCGGATATCTTGGACCCGTGACGGCCCGCCGCGATCTCGCCGAGATGATGCATCCTCTCCTGCAGTCGCTCGTCGCGGCGGAGCTGCCCGTGCTGGCGGCGCATGGGGTCTCCATGTGGGGCTACGCCGTGCTGGGCGCCCTGGACGACGGCTCCGTACGTACCCAGGCCGCCCTGGCCGAGGCGATCGGCGCCGACAAGACCCGCATCATCGGCACCCTCGACAAGCTGCAGGCGGCCGGGCTGATCACCCGTGACCCCGACCCGCGCGACCGCCGCGCGCGGATCCTCACGATCACCGCCGAGGGCCGCGAGGTGCGCAGGTCGGTGCGGGCCGAGATCCAGGCGAACGAGGAGCGCCTGCTCGCCCGCCTGCCCGCGGCCGACCGCCACGGCTTCCTGCGCGCCCTGGAGGCGCTCCACCGGCTGCCCCGCGAGCAGATCACCGAGAGGTCTCCGCTCGACCGGCGGCCCAACCGGCGACCGAACGCGGCCCACGACCGCTGAGGAGCGGCGGGGAACGGGCGGTCAGCTGGGCTGGCCGGTCGGCATGATGGTGACCTGCTGGAGGTTCACCCGCGGCGGGAGGCTCGCGAGGAACCCGACGGTCCGCGCGACGTCCTGCGGCGTGAGCCATTCCATCGTCTCCTTGGCGCCCTCCAGCCACGCCCGGGCCCCCTCGTCGGTGACGTGACTCTGCAGCTCGGTCGCGACGATGCCCGGCTCGAGCGCCGAGACCCGCACCCTCTTCGCGCCCAGCTCGACCCGCAGGTGGCGGGAGAGATGAGTGACGTACGCCTTGGTGCCGGAGTAGACGGCGAAGTTCGGGAAGATGTTCTGGGCCGCGATCGACGAGGTGTTGATCAGGTCGGCCACTCCGCGCTCGGCGGCGGCCCGCACCAGCTGGGGGGTGAACGCGGCGATGGCGTTCATCAGACCGCTGATGTTGAGGTCGATCTGGCGCTGCCACTGGGCGGTGGCCAGCTCCTCGATCGGGGCGGGGAGCATGACGCCCGCGTTGTTGAACAGCAGGTCGGCGCCGCCCAGCTCGGCCGCCACCCGGTCGGCGGCCGCCT
This region includes:
- a CDS encoding SDR family oxidoreductase; this translates as MTTQTSARPLTGRVAVVTGASSGIGEAAAEHLAELGARVAVLARRAERLDDLVARIEKNGGRALALAADVTDAAAAQAAADRVAAELGGADLLFNNAGVMLPAPIEELATAQWQRQIDLNISGLMNAIAAFTPQLVRAAAERGVADLINTSSIAAQNIFPNFAVYSGTKAYVTHLSRHLRVELGAKRVRVSALEPGIVATELQSHVTDEGARAWLEGAKETMEWLTPQDVARTVGFLASLPPRVNLQQVTIMPTGQPS
- a CDS encoding MarR family winged helix-turn-helix transcriptional regulator, whose amino-acid sequence is MTARRDLAEMMHPLLQSLVAAELPVLAAHGVSMWGYAVLGALDDGSVRTQAALAEAIGADKTRIIGTLDKLQAAGLITRDPDPRDRRARILTITAEGREVRRSVRAEIQANEERLLARLPAADRHGFLRALEALHRLPREQITERSPLDRRPNRRPNAAHDR